One Helianthus annuus cultivar XRQ/B chromosome 7, HanXRQr2.0-SUNRISE, whole genome shotgun sequence genomic region harbors:
- the LOC118480238 gene encoding uncharacterized protein LOC118480238, with product MANFRRDQRDNYRRYAAGGNGDYHHDPRDEEIDRLQQRVRELELRYEPRDEERTESDFEEGDENRRNPFGERRTRNNTPPPTDHLRSLGVRVEIPEFEGQVQPDDFIEWIHTVERVFDLRDIPDHLKVKLVAIKLRKHASLWWEHVRKKRIQEGKRKVDTWEKMKKLLKAKFLPANHRQDSYLDYHNCKQGTLSVEEFIMEFEKLRMRCGIDEEEEQVIARFLGGLRADISDIVQLQPYWSFDDVCRLAHRVEKQQNSRAKPTPTKPITTNRTSNITPTANRPGLIKADGPPPTAPTPPPPTVPSVMRCYKCQGIGHLRRECPNRQIVALTDETVPVYDTDNETTEEPTEMLYPDRGEALIIQRALSATVDKPEDDNAWLRNNIFRTKCTSKGKVCTLIIDGGSCKNMVATSMVDKLDLEKQDHPEPYQLTWLKKGNIVKVAHRCLVPFSIGNIYVDEVWCEVIPMDACHILLGRPWQYDRRTRHDGFRNTYTSKKDGINITLAPLDPRDSQTAAMIVSRTEFLDYSRLTGTTLILGLLIAEENPTTNAPPVEVQPLLSEFGDIFPDDIPKGLPLMREIQHCIDFLPGASIPNKPAYRVNLKEFEELQHQVLELLDKGLIRESMSPCAVPALLVPKPNGAYRMCIDSRAVNKITVKYRFPIPRFEDLLDQLCGATVFSKIDLRSGYHQIRMRPGDEWKTAFKTRDGLYEWMVMPFGLSNAPSTFMRLMNHVFKPFIGKCVVVYFDDILIFSENIPQHLHHLKAVFEVLREQKLFANRSKCHFLTPEVVFLGYLVSGHGIRMDSTKVSAITSWPTPTSFHDIRSFHGLASFYRRFIRNFSSIVGPITDCLKASKFQWTPAAQVAFDTLKRAVTEAPVLALPNFDVIFQVECDASGVGIGGVLSQQNRPVAYFSEKLNECRQKYSTYDKEFYAIVRSLEHWRHYLLPNDFVLYSDHQALRYIQGQTKLNPRHA from the coding sequence ATGGCGAATTTTCGGAGAGATCAACGTGACAATTACCGTCGATACGCCGCAGGAGGCAACGGCGATTATCACCATGATCCTCGGGATGAAGAGATCGATCGTTTGCAGCAGCGGGTAAGAGAGCTGGAGTTACGCTACGAACCAAGAGACGAAGAACGAACGGAATCCGATTTCGAGGAAGGGGACGAGAACCGTCGGAACCCGTTCGGGGAACGGCGTACTCGTAACAACACACCACCGCCGACAGATCATCTACGGTCCTTAGGCGTGAGGGTCGAAATTCCCGAGTTCGAAGGGCAGGTCCAACCCGATGATTTCATTGAATGGATCCACACGGTGGAACGGGTATTCGATTTAAGAGACATTCCAGATCATTTGAAGGTCAAGCTCGTGGCAATCAAGCTACGAAAACACGCGTCGTTGTGGTGGGAGCACGTCCGAAAGAAACGAATTCAAGAAGGGAAAAGGAAGGTAGATACATGGGAGAAAATGAAGAAACTCCTCAAAGCAAAGTTTCTTCCAGCCAACCATCGCCAAGATTCGTATCTAGACTACCACAATTGTAAACAGGGGACACTATCGGTGGAAGAGTTCATCATGGAGTTCGAAAAACTCCGAATGCGTTGCGGGATTGACGAGGAGGAAGAACAGGTTATCGCCCGTTTTCTTGGAGGCCTTCGGGCTGACATATCTGATATTGTTCAATTACAACCCTATTGGTCATTTGATGACGTTTGCAGGTTAGCACATCGAGTGGAAAAGCAACAAAATAGCAGAGCAAAACCCACCCCGACGAAGCCGATCACCACCAACCGAACCTCAAACATTACCCCCACCGCGAACCGTCCGGGCCTAATCAAAGCCGACGGTCCGCCACCAACAGCCCCAACCCCACCCCCACCCACTGTTCCGTCCGTCATGCGGTGTTACAAATGTCAAGGTATCGGTCACCTTCGTCGGGAATGTCCTAACCGACAAATCGTGGCTCTAACAGACGAAACTGTACCCGTTTATGACACCGACAATGAGACCACCGAAGAACCCACTGAGATGTTGTATCCTGACCGCGGGGAAGCCCTTATCATTCAGCGGGCTCTTAGCGCGACCGTAGACAAACCTGAAGATGACAACGCATGGCTACGTAATAACATATTTCGCACAAAGTGTACGTCGAAAGGGAAGGTTTGCACGCTGATTATTGATGGGGGAAGTTGCAAGAATATGGTGGCAACATCCATGGTTGATAAACTGGACTTAGAGAAACAAGATCACCCCGAGCCTTACCAACTTACGTGGCTAAAAAAAGGAAACATTGTGAAAGTCGCACACCGTTGTCTGGTTCCATTCTCAATTGGCAACATATATGTAGATGAAGTATGGTGCGAAGTTATTCCGATGGACGCTTGCCACATACTCTTGGGCCGACCGTGGCAATACGATCGGAGGACAAGGCACGACGGGTTCCGGAATACGTACACGTCTAAGAAAGACGGCATCAACATCACACTCGCCCCCTTGGATCCCCGAGACTCACAGACTGCGGCAATGATAGTCTCACGTACCGAGTTCCTCGACTATTCACGCCTTACGGGTACTACTCTAATCTTAGGCCTCCTCATTGCAGAAGAGAACCCTACTACCAACGCCCCCCCTGTCGAGGTCCAACCCTTACTTTCGGAATTCGGTGATATCTTCCCTGATGATATACCCAAGGGATTACCTTTAATGCGTGAGATCCAGCATTGTATAGACTTTCTTCCCGGGGCAAGCATTCCTAACAAGCCCGCATACCGTGTGAACCTGAAAGAATTCGAAGAGCTACAACACCAAGTCCTTGAACTTCTCGACAAAGGTCTCATCCGAGAGAGCATGAGCCCCTGTGCCGTCCCGGCTCTCCTAGTCCCAAAACCGAATGGCGCCTACCGCATGTGTATCGACAGCCGAGCTGTTAACAAAATCACGGTAAAGTACCGATTTCCGATACCTCGCTTCGAGGATTTATTAGATCAGTTGTGTGGGGCCACTGttttctccaagattgacttaCGGAGTGGCTATCATCAAATACGAATGCGGCCCGGTGATGAGTGGAAAACCGCGTTCAAGACAAGGGATGGGTTGTACGAGTGGATGGTCATGCCTTTCGGCCTATCCAATGCGCCAAGCACGTTCATGCGTCTCATGAATCATGTTTTTAAACCTTTCATCGGCAAGTGTGTCGTCGTTTATTTCGATGACATATTGATTTTTAGCGAAAACATTCCGCAACATCTACACCACCTTAAAGCCGTCTTCGAAGTCTTACGAGAACAAAAGTTGTTTGCCAATCGTTCGAAGTGTCACTTTCTTACTCCAGAAGTTGTTTTTCTTGGGTATCTTGTTTCAGGTCACGGGATTCGCATGGATAGCACTAAGGTTTCTGCCATTACTTCTTGGCCTACGCCAACCTCGTTTCACGACATCCGCAGTTTTCATGGGTTGGCATCTTTTTATCGGCGTTTTATTCGGAACTTTAGCTCCATCGTTGGCCCTATAACTGATTGCTTAAAGGCGTCAAAGTTTCAATGGACCCCCGCGGCCCAAGTCGCTTTCGACACACTTAAGCGGGCCGTCACGGAGGCCCCCGTTTTAGCCCTCCCCAACTTCGATGTCATTTTTCAAGTGGAGTGCGACGCTTCAGGGGTTGGCATCGGTGGTGTTCTGTCACAACAAAACCGACCGGTCGCGTATTTTAGTGAAAAGCTCAACGAGTGCCGTCAAAAGTATAGCACGTATGATAAAGAATTCTATGCCATTGTCCGAAGCCTTGAGCATTGGCGCCATTATCTCTTACCGAACGACTTCGTGCTCTATTCAGATCATCAGGCCTTACGCTACATTCAGGGCCAAACCAAGCTCAACCCTAGGCACGCTTGA
- the LOC110925850 gene encoding RING-H2 finger protein ATL34 — MNTTSDTVAPPYTTPGTTVNPPGSHDYLFLVGFFCTVILLITITYASCSCFKASRSPPPPSITHDDGYNDRFSRGLDDDVIVTFPTFVYSETRILDHKFDNSTYDKGGSGCSICLEDYKPADVVRLFPDCGHLFHVTCIDTWLKGHATCPVCRNFAGIDLKELT, encoded by the coding sequence ATGAACACCACAAGTGACACCGTAGCACCACCATACACAACCCCCGGCACTACCGTGAACCCGCCAGGAAGCCACGACTACTTATTCCTAGTCGGATTCTTCTGCACCGTCATCCTCCTAATCACCATCACCTACGCTTCTTGCAGCTGCTTCAAGGCCTCTCGATCACCACCTCCACCTTCCATCACCCACGATGACGGATACAACGACAGATTCTCTCGAGGTCTTGATGACGATGTCATTGTAACGTTCCCGACGTTTGTTTACTCCGAAACAAGGATACTAGATCACAAGTTTGACAACAGCACCTATGACAAAGGTGGTTCCGGTTGCTCTATATGTTTGGAGGATTATAAACCAGCAGATGTTGTTCGGTTGTTTCCGGATTGTGGTCACTTGTTTCATGTTACGTGCATAGATACGTGGTTGAAGGGTCATGCTACTTGTCCCGTGTGTCGGAACTTTGCGGGTATCGATTTAAAAGAGTTGACATAG